A section of the Mangifera indica cultivar Alphonso chromosome 12, CATAS_Mindica_2.1, whole genome shotgun sequence genome encodes:
- the LOC123193451 gene encoding nudix hydrolase 26, chloroplastic-like, translating to MSMASTHFISLNFSLRPCSSSLLNPSDACFSFPKCPPKWAKFSTQPLVCCSSTDWPPEGYRKNVGICLINSSKKIFAASRLHVIEAWQMPQGGIDEGEDPKVAAIRELREETGICTAQVVAEVPYWVTYDFSPEVREKIKHMGYFLKGQVQKWYLFKFTGKEEEINLQGDGTEKPEFGQWSWMTPEQIIEHAVDFKKGVYKEVLSVFAPYLQ from the exons ATGTCCATGGCTTCAACCCACTTCATCTCCTTAAATTTCTCACTTCGTCCTTGTTCTTCCTCTCTTCTTAATCCTTCCGATGCTTGTTTTTCGTTCCCAAAATGCCCTCCTAAGTGGGCCAAATTTTCTACCCAGCCACTTGTGTGTTGTTCATCAACAGACTGGCCTCCTGAAGGCTATCGGAAAAATGTTGGTATTTGTCTCATCAATTCTTCCAAAAAG ATTTTTGCTGCTTCAAGACTCCATGTAATCGAAGCTTGGCAAATGCCCCAG GGTGGTATTGACGAGGGTGAAGATCCAAAAGTTGCGGCTATTAGAGAATTAAGAGAAGAAACAGGAATTTGCACGGCACAAGTTGTTGCTGAG GTTCCCTATTGGGTGACATATGATTTCTCCCCTGAAGtcagagaaaaaattaaacatatggGTTACTTCTTGAAAGGCCAAGTTCAGAAATG GTATCTGTTTAAGTTTACCGGGAAGGAAGAAGAGATCAATCTTCAGGGTGATGGCACTGAGAAGCCTGAGTTCGGCCAGTGGTCATGGATGACACCCGAACAAATAATTGAGCAT GCAGTGGACTTCAAGAAGGGTGTTTACAAGGAAGTTTTGTCAGTTTTCGCTCCTTAtcttcaataa
- the LOC123192900 gene encoding exocyst complex component EXO70A1-like, which translates to MVVVGVTGMESLSLSEKAAKMRESLQKSQTITDNVVSILGSFDHRLSALETAMRPTQIRTHAVRKAHENIDKTLKAAEVILARFDLSRQAEAKILKGPHEDLESYLEAIDRLRSNISFFSSKKSFKNSEPVLNNANNLLVKAISRLEDEFKQLLASYSKPVEPDRLFECLPNSMRPSSGSPGQHEANHKSPSHNHLDNSDLETANFTPPTLLPPRIQPLLHDLALQMVQAGHQQQLLRIYRDTRSFVLEESLRKLGVERLGKEDVQKMQWEMLEAKIGNWIHYMRIAVKLLFAGERKVCDQIFEGFDSVSDQCFAEVTASSVLVLLSFGEAIAKSKRSPEKLFVLLDMYEIMRELHSEIELVFKGKACTEIRESALGLTKWLAQTAQETFGDFEEAVEKDATKTAVLDGTVHPLTSYVINYVKFLFDYQSTLKQLFQEFENGDGTDSQLATVTMRIMQALQTNLDGKSKQYRDPALTHLFLMNNIHYMVRSVRRSEAKDLLGDDWVQRHRRIVQQHANQYKRNAWQKILQCLSVQGLASSGGGSSVAGDASGNSSGVSRHLVKDRFRTFNTQFEELHQKQSQWTVPDTELRESLRLAVAEVLLPAYRSFIKRFGSLVESGKNPQKYIRYSAEDLERMLGEFFEGKTLNEPKR; encoded by the exons ATGGTGGTGGTGGGAGTTACCGGCATGGAGTCTCTTTCTTTGAGTGAAAAAGCCGCCAAAATGAGAGAATCTTTGCAGAAATCGCAAACGATTACTGATAACGTTGTGTCGATTCTTGGCTCTTTTGACCACCGGCTCTCCGCCCTTGAAACCGCCATGCGTCCTACTCag aTTAGAACACATGCAGTCAGAAAGGCTCATGAGAATATTGATAAGACTTTGAAGGCTGCAGAGGTTATTCTGGCTCGATTTGATCTTTCTCGTCAG GCAGAAGCTAAAATACTTAAGGGGCCACATGAGGACCTCGAAAGTTATCTAGAAGCAATTGATCGACTAAGAAGCAACATTAGTTTTTTTAGCAGCAAAAAGAGCTTTAAAAACAGTGAACCGGTGCTCAACAATGCAAATAATTTACTTGTAAAAGCCATTTCACGGCTAGAAGATGAGTTTAAGCAATTATTAGCTTCATACAG CAAGCCTGTAGAGCCTGATCGCCTTTTTGAGTGCCTTCCAAATTCAATGCGACCCTCATCAGGTTCCCCTGGACAACATGAAGCTAATCACAAGAGTCCTTCACATAATCACTTGGACAACAGTGACTTAGAAACTGCGAATTTTACACCACCCACTCTCTTACCACCGAGGATTCAGCCGCTACTGCATGATTTAGCCCTGCAAATGGTTCAAGCTGGCCATCAGCAGCAATTACTCAGAATTTACAG gGATACCCGTTCTTTTGTTTTAGAAGAAAGTCTCAGGAAGTTGGGAGTAGAAAGACTTGGCAAAGAAGATGTTCAGAAGATGCAATGGGAAATGCTGGAGGCAAAGATTGGAAACTGGATTCATTACATGCGTATTGCC GTGAAATTACTTTTCGCTGGAGAACGTAAAGTTTGTGATCAGATATTTGAAGGCTTTGATTCTGTCAGTGATCAATGTTTTGCTGAAGTTACTGCAAGTAGTGTGTTAGTGCTTCTAAGTTTTGGGGAGGCAATTGCTAAAAGCAAGAGATCACCTGAAAAGTTATTTGTACTTTTGGATATGTATGAGATAATGCGAGAGCTACACTCGGAG ATTGAGTTGGTTTTCAAAGGTAAAGCTTGCACTGAAATTAGAGAATCTGCATTGGGTTTGACAAAATGGCTTGCCCAGACAGCTCAAGAGACCTTTGGTGATTTTGAAGAAGCAGTTGAAAAGGATGCAACAAAAACTGCTGTGTTGGATGGAACTGTACATCCTTTGACAAGCTATGTCATTAACTATGTGAAGTTTTTGTTCGA CTACCAATCGACTTTGAAGCAACTTTTCCAAGAATTTGAAAATGGCGATGGAACAGATTCACAATTAGCTACTGTAACAATGCGGATAATGCAGGCACTTCAAACAAATTTGGATGGGAAATCAAAGCAGTATAGAGATCCAGCTCTGACACACTTATTTCTGATGAACAATATTCACTATATGGTCAGATCTGTCCGCAG GTCTGAAGCCAAAGATCTGTTGGGTGATGATTGGGTGCAAAGACACAGGAGGATTGTACAGCAGCATGCAAATCAATACAAAAGAAATGCTTGGCAAAAG ATTCTGCAATGTCTTTCTGTTCAAGGCTTGGCATCATCTGGTGGTGGTAGTTCAGTGGCTGGTGATGCATCGGGAAATAGTAGTGGAGTTTCAAGACATCTGGTTAAAGACAG GTTCAGGACGTTTAATACGCAATTTGAGGAGCTTCATCAAAAACAATCTCAGTGGACTGTTCCTGACACGGAGTTGCGGGAATCTCTGCGGCTTGCAGTTGCTGAAGTATTATTACCTGCATACAGATCTTTCATAAAGCGTTTCGG GTCTCTGGTTGAGAGTGGGAAGAACCCACAGAAGTACATCAGGTACTCAGCCGAGGATCTGGAACGAATGCTGGGTGAATTTTTCGAAGGGAAGACATTGAATGAACCCAAGAGGTAG
- the LOC123192901 gene encoding uncharacterized protein LOC123192901, with protein sequence MVTTMADFPPNPEDGELWIPSEIIHEITSAHGTVSPPPKHTVLSHHPPRPTLPPVAPNFQICFGSFGVNQSGVHPDVVGSPTPCSSHNTVTRVVQGFDKKGSSVYVEKNGGTGVFLPLPRSVNTCAKPDEIASNPGVSTQKKKRGVKKGGGSNEKMTCSSLKKGIPAKKEQYRQLPSGICLPQDWKY encoded by the exons ATGGTGACAACAATGGCAGACTTTCCTCCGAACCCAGAGGACGGAGAGCTCTGGATCCCGTCCGAAATCATTCATGAAATCACTTCTGCACATGGCACAGTGTCACCGCCGCCAAAACACACCGTTTTGTCTCATCATCCTCCTCGTCCTACGCTTCCTCCTGTTGCCCCAAACTTTCAG ATTTGCTTTGGTTCTTTTGGTGTTAATCAAAGTGGTGTTCACCCTGACGTTGTAGGTTCCCCAACACCCTGTTCATCTCACAACACAGTTACACGCGTAGTACAG GGATTTGATAAAAAAGGAAGCAGCGTTTATGTTGAAAAAAATGGAGGGACAGGTgtctttcttcctcttcctcgTTCAGTGAATACTTGTGCAAAACCTGATGAGATTGCATCAAATCCTGGAGTTTCCactcaaaagaagaaaaggg GTGTGAAGAAAGGAGGAGGAAGTAATGAGAAGATGACATGCAGCAGCTTGAAGAAAGGAATTCCGGCAAAGAAAGAGCAGTACCGCCAACTTCCTTCTGGGATTTGTTTGCCTCAGGATTGGAAATActga
- the LOC123193661 gene encoding 1-aminocyclopropane-1-carboxylate synthase 1-like: MGRVRVGRVTFDPERIVMAGGATGANEQIIFCLADHGDAFLVPSPYYPAFDRDLGWRTGVEIVPVHCDSSTKFRITRAALEEAYEKARQSNINIKGLLITNPSNPLGISLDRDTLKSLVNFINEKNIHLVCDEIYAATLFCSPKFISIAEVIQEMDCDRDLIHIVYSLSKDMGLPGLRVGIVYSYNDAVVSCGRKMSSFGLVSSQTQFLLASMLSDDEFVEKFLAECSKRLVKRYHVFTKRHEQVGISCLKGNAGLFFWMDLRHLLQQQTFEAEMKLWRTIVNDVKLNVSPGSSFHCQEPGWFRVCFANIDDGTVDIALKRIEAFVPQSKVANTATKKN; encoded by the exons ATGGGACGAGTGAGGGTTGGAAGAGTAACATTTGATCCAGAACGTATAGTCATGGCCGGTGGAGCCACCGGAGCAAACGAGCAAATCATCTTCTGTTTAGCCGACCACGGAGATGCTTTTCTTGTACCCTCACCTTATTATCCTGC GTTTGATCGGGACCTGGGATGGCGCACTGGAGTTGAAATAGTTCCAGTTCACTGCGATAGCTCAACCAAATTCCGGATAACCAGGGCTGCGTTGGAAGAAGCATATGAAAAAGCTCGACAATCCAACATTAATATCAAAGGCTTGCTCATAACAAACCCCTCAAATCCACTTGGCATCAGCCTGGACAGAGATACACTCAAAAGTTTAGTGAACTTCATCAATGAAAAGAACATTCACCTTGTGTGCGATGAAATATATGCTGCCACTCTCTTCTGTTCTCCCAAGTTCATAAGCATCGCCGAAGTTATCCAAGAAATGGATTGTGATCGAGATCTCATTCACATTGTTTACAGTTTGTCTAAGGACATGGGCCTCCCTGGCCTTAGGGTTGGCATCGTTTATTCTTATAATGATGCAGTTGTCAGCTGTGGCCGCAAGATGTCAAGCTTTGGTTTAGTGTCCTCTCAGACACAATTTTTACTCGCTTCAATGCTCTCTGATGATGAGTTTGTTGAGAAGTTTCTGGCGGAGTGCTCAAAGAGGCTGGTGAAAAGGTACCATGTTTTCACAAAGAGACATGAACAAGTGGGAATTAGTTGCTTGAAGGGAAATGCAGGTCTTTTCTTCTGGATGGACTTGCGACACCTCCTGCAACAACAAACCTTCGAAGCTGAAATGAAACTATGGCGCACCATTGTGAATGATGTGAAGCTTAATGTTTCACCCGGCTCTTCCTTTCATTGCCAAGAGCCTGGTTGGTTTCGGGTGTGCTTTGCAAATATAGATGATGGGACAGTGGATATTGCACTGAAAAGAATTGAAGCATTTGTGCCTCAAAGCAAAGTTGCAAATACAGCAACAAAGAAAAACTGA